A window of the Mus pahari chromosome 1, PAHARI_EIJ_v1.1, whole genome shotgun sequence genome harbors these coding sequences:
- the Frat1 gene encoding proto-oncogene FRAT1, translating into MPCRREEEEEAGDEAEGEEDDDSFLLLQQSVTLGGSTDVDQLIVQIGETLQLDAAHDRPASPCPAPGPPPPPPQVLAALPADKTGTPARRLLRPTGSAETANPAPPGAVRCLLGERGRVRGRSAPYCVAEISPGASALPQQPGLNGPPGTGKLSTPQPLSGPCRRGWLRNAAASRRLQQRRGSQPETRTGDDDDDPHRLLQQLVLSGNLIKEAVRRLHSRRLQLHAKLPAHPFLGPLSAPVHEPPSPGSPRAACSDPGACMGRAQLRTGDDLLVPGS; encoded by the coding sequence ATGCCTTGccggagggaggaggaggaggaagccggCGATGAGGCGGAGGGGGAGGAGGACGACGAcagcttcctcctgctgcagcAGTCGGTGACTCTGGGCGGCTCGACCGACGTGGACCAACTCATCGTCCAGATCGGCGAGACTCTGCAGCTGGACGCGGCGCACGACCGCCCGGCCTCGCCGTGTCCCGCCCCGggccccccgcccccgcctccgCAGGTCCTGGCGGCGCTGCCGGCGGACAAGACCGGGACCCCAGCGAGGAGGCTGCTTCGGCCGACGGGGTCAGCGGAGACCGCGAACCCTGCGCCCCCGGGGGCCGTGCGCTGCTTGCTGGGGGAGCGCGGGCGCGTGCGGGGCCGGTCGGCGCCCTACTGCGTGGCCGAGATCTCCCCCGGCGCCAGCGCGCTGCCCCAGCAGCCGGGCCTTAACGGACCCCCGGGGACCGGCAAACTAAGCACCCCGCAGCCACTGTCCGGCCCGTGCCGCCGGGGTTGGCTCCGGAACGCAGCCGCGTCCCGCCGCTTGCAACAGCGACGCGGATCTCAGCCGGAGACCCGCACTGGCGACGACGACGACGACCCGCACCGGCTCCTGCAGCAGCTCGTGCTCTCGGGAAACCTCATCAAGGAGGCGGTTCGCAGACTTCATTCGCGACGGCTACAGTTACACGCAAAGCTTCCCGCACACCCGTTCCTCGGGCCTCTGTCAGCCCCGGTGCACGAGCCGCCTTCGCCCGGGAGCCCTCGCGCGGCCTGCAGCGACCCTGGCGCTTGCATGGGGAGGGCGCAGCTCAGAACTGGGGACGACCTTCTTGTCCCTGGCAGCTAA